In the genome of Variibacter gotjawalensis, one region contains:
- the cydB gene encoding cytochrome d ubiquinol oxidase subunit II yields the protein MEWYLPVIWAGLIGTAVALYVILDGFDLGVAILFPFTENEGERHQMTRSIAPFWDGNETWLVLGGAGLFVAFPKAYSIIMPAFYLPVIVMLLALVFRGVAFEFRIVAHTSVRWWNVAFFGGSLTAALAQGVILGGMIQGIKVENGAFAGGAFDWATPFSLLCGLGLASGYALLGATWLILKTEGQVAIRARRQALIALMLVLGFMGAVSLYTPFLLDRIATRWFTTPNIYFLWPVPLVTGFVALMLWRWLDQGRELLPFLATIALFLLGYLGLVISSYPYLVPPTLTVWDVAAHPSSQIFMLLGTLVLLPIVLGYLVLVFWVFRGKVREGEAYH from the coding sequence ATGGAATGGTATCTCCCCGTCATCTGGGCCGGTCTCATCGGCACTGCTGTTGCGCTTTACGTCATCCTCGACGGTTTCGACCTCGGCGTTGCGATCCTCTTCCCGTTCACGGAGAACGAAGGCGAGCGTCACCAGATGACGCGATCGATCGCGCCGTTCTGGGACGGCAACGAAACGTGGCTCGTGCTTGGCGGTGCAGGCCTCTTCGTCGCGTTCCCAAAGGCGTATTCGATCATCATGCCGGCCTTCTATCTGCCGGTGATCGTGATGCTGCTTGCGCTCGTCTTTCGCGGCGTCGCGTTCGAATTCCGCATCGTAGCGCATACGAGCGTGCGCTGGTGGAACGTCGCATTTTTCGGCGGCTCGCTGACGGCAGCGCTCGCGCAAGGCGTCATTCTCGGCGGCATGATTCAAGGCATCAAGGTCGAGAACGGAGCCTTTGCGGGCGGCGCCTTCGATTGGGCAACACCGTTCTCGCTGCTCTGCGGCCTCGGTCTTGCGTCCGGCTACGCGCTGCTCGGCGCAACCTGGCTGATCCTGAAGACCGAAGGTCAGGTCGCGATCCGCGCGCGGCGGCAAGCGCTCATCGCGCTGATGCTCGTGCTCGGCTTCATGGGTGCGGTCAGCCTCTACACGCCGTTTCTGCTCGATCGCATCGCGACGCGCTGGTTCACGACGCCGAACATCTACTTTCTGTGGCCGGTGCCGCTGGTGACAGGATTCGTCGCGCTGATGCTGTGGCGCTGGCTCGATCAGGGCCGCGAACTGCTCCCATTTCTCGCAACAATCGCGCTGTTCCTCCTCGGATACCTCGGCTTGGTGATTTCGAGCTATCCGTATCTCGTGCCGCCAACGCTGACGGTGTGGGACGTCGCCGCCCACCCGAGCAGCCAGATCTTCATGCTGCTCGGCACGCTGGTGCTGTTGCCCATCGTACTCGGCTATCTCGTTCTGGTATTTTGGGTTTTCCGCGGCAAGGTGCGCGAGGGCGAAGCTTACCATTAA
- a CDS encoding cytochrome ubiquinol oxidase subunit I: protein MELDAVVLARIQFAFTITFHIIFPSFTIGLSAYIATLGVMWLRTGEEKFRRIAQFWTKIFAVSFAMGVVSGIVLSYQFGTNWSRFSVVVGNVMGPLLGYEVLMAFFLEATFLGIMLFGADRVPPWLHVLSSAVVAVGTTLSAFWILAANSWMQTPAGHEIRDGIAYPVDWLQIIFNPSFPYRFAHMLNACYITTAFCVIAVGARYLITNRHHEEARTMMRMGIGLLVILTPLQLFIGDAHGLNTLKHQPLKVAAMEAHWDGSKPAPLVLFAWPDEINERNRYEISIPRLASLILTHDINGLFPGLKSVAPQDRPPVKNVFFAFRIMVGLGLFMIAAAFFGLLLWWKRDLFDTRWYLWIVSKSWWMGFVAIIAGWVVTESGRQPWIATGILRTRDAISPVPASTVLTTLILFVVVYSIVFSAGIYFINRLIEKGPTGRAIEPPDGVPNRPITGATEAARDATR, encoded by the coding sequence GTGGAACTCGATGCCGTTGTGTTGGCGCGTATTCAGTTTGCCTTCACGATCACGTTCCACATCATCTTCCCGAGCTTCACGATCGGGCTGTCCGCGTATATCGCGACACTCGGCGTCATGTGGCTGCGCACGGGCGAAGAGAAATTCCGCCGCATCGCGCAATTCTGGACGAAGATCTTCGCGGTGTCGTTCGCGATGGGCGTCGTTTCCGGCATCGTGTTGTCCTATCAGTTCGGCACGAACTGGAGCCGTTTCTCGGTCGTCGTCGGCAACGTGATGGGTCCGCTGCTCGGCTACGAAGTGCTGATGGCGTTCTTCCTCGAGGCGACGTTCCTCGGCATCATGCTGTTCGGCGCGGACCGCGTGCCGCCGTGGCTCCACGTTCTCTCGTCCGCCGTCGTTGCGGTCGGCACGACGTTGTCCGCCTTCTGGATTCTCGCCGCCAACTCCTGGATGCAGACGCCGGCCGGCCACGAGATTCGCGACGGCATCGCGTATCCGGTCGACTGGCTGCAAATCATCTTCAATCCGAGTTTCCCGTATCGCTTCGCGCATATGCTCAACGCTTGCTACATCACGACGGCGTTCTGCGTCATCGCGGTCGGCGCGCGTTATCTGATCACCAATCGCCATCACGAAGAAGCGCGCACGATGATGCGCATGGGCATCGGCTTGCTCGTTATTCTGACGCCGTTGCAGCTTTTCATCGGCGATGCGCACGGGCTGAACACGCTCAAGCATCAGCCGCTTAAGGTCGCCGCGATGGAAGCGCATTGGGATGGCTCGAAGCCGGCGCCGCTTGTGCTGTTCGCGTGGCCCGACGAGATCAATGAGAGAAATCGCTACGAGATTTCGATTCCGCGCCTCGCCTCGCTGATCCTGACCCACGACATCAACGGCCTATTTCCGGGTCTCAAGAGCGTCGCGCCGCAAGATCGGCCGCCGGTGAAGAACGTGTTCTTTGCCTTCCGCATCATGGTGGGCCTCGGGCTCTTCATGATCGCGGCGGCGTTCTTCGGTCTGCTGTTGTGGTGGAAGCGCGATCTCTTCGATACGCGCTGGTATCTGTGGATCGTGTCGAAGAGCTGGTGGATGGGCTTCGTTGCGATCATCGCGGGCTGGGTCGTCACCGAAAGCGGGCGCCAGCCGTGGATTGCGACCGGAATTCTGCGCACGCGCGACGCGATTTCGCCGGTGCCGGCGTCGACCGTGCTGACGACACTGATCCTGTTCGTCGTCGTCTACTCGATCGTGTTCTCGGCCGGCATCTACTTTATCAACCGGCTGATCGAGAAGGGACCGACGGGCCGCGCGATAGAGCCGCCGGACGGCGTGCCGAACCGGCCGATCACCGGCGCGACTGAAGCCGCGCGCGACGCAACGAGGTGA
- a CDS encoding cupin domain-containing protein, whose translation MPVLKGFGSYADLPAEKINDKITRRVMAGEQGMIVWWDIKAGGHAAAHSHPHEQLVWMVTGRMDFRIGEQKMSMGPGDVAVIPGGVEHEGFFPEDTLVMDIFAPPRQDFLDGGPPPYMVPPKKD comes from the coding sequence ATGCCAGTGCTCAAGGGGTTCGGGTCTTACGCAGACCTGCCGGCCGAGAAGATCAACGACAAAATCACACGCCGCGTCATGGCGGGCGAACAGGGGATGATCGTCTGGTGGGACATCAAGGCGGGCGGCCACGCCGCCGCGCATTCTCACCCGCACGAACAGCTTGTGTGGATGGTCACCGGCCGCATGGATTTCCGCATCGGCGAGCAGAAAATGTCGATGGGGCCGGGTGACGTCGCGGTGATTCCGGGCGGCGTCGAACACGAAGGTTTTTTCCCCGAAGACACGCTCGTGATGGACATTTTCGCACCGCCGCGCCAAGACTTCCTCGATGGCGGCCCGCCGCCCTACATGGTGCCGCCGAAGAAGGACTAA
- a CDS encoding EamA family transporter: protein MSSSWQFWAFGAAIFAALTAIFAKVGVEGVNSDFATFIRVIVILPVLALFLAVSGQMQNPGAVPSRTYLFLVLSGLGTGLSWLCYFRALQIGKASQVAPVDKLSVVFVAIFAVLFLGEKLSLISWVGVGFVALGAVLLAVG from the coding sequence ATTTCAAGTTCGTGGCAGTTCTGGGCGTTCGGCGCCGCGATTTTCGCGGCGCTGACCGCGATCTTCGCCAAAGTCGGCGTCGAAGGCGTGAATTCCGATTTCGCAACCTTCATCCGCGTCATCGTCATTCTGCCGGTGCTCGCGCTTTTTCTCGCCGTCAGCGGACAGATGCAGAATCCGGGTGCTGTTCCGTCGCGAACGTATCTGTTTCTCGTTTTGTCCGGGCTCGGCACCGGATTGTCGTGGCTTTGCTATTTCCGCGCGCTGCAGATCGGCAAAGCCTCACAGGTTGCGCCGGTCGACAAACTAAGTGTTGTTTTCGTTGCGATATTCGCCGTTCTGTTTCTCGGCGAGAAGCTGAGTCTGATCAGTTGGGTCGGCGTCGGCTTCGTCGCGCTCGGGGCGGTGTTACTCGCTGTCGGCTGA
- a CDS encoding biotin transporter BioY, with translation MSSSAVTSFSPLRLSERTLAWQVAAVVVGTLILALSSHVKVPMYPVPMTMQTFAVTLIGALYGWRLATVTVLVWLGEAALGLPVLAGSGGVLSFVGPTAGYLFAFPLAAALTGYLAERGWNGQRVTLAFAAMLLGNALCLVLGAAWLSTLVGFEKAIVAGVTPFIVGGIVKSALAAATLKALPR, from the coding sequence ATGTCGTCGTCCGCCGTCACATCGTTCAGCCCGCTGCGCCTGTCGGAGCGCACGCTCGCGTGGCAAGTCGCCGCCGTTGTCGTCGGCACGCTGATCCTCGCGCTGTCGAGTCATGTGAAGGTGCCGATGTATCCGGTGCCGATGACGATGCAGACCTTCGCCGTCACGCTGATCGGCGCGCTCTATGGCTGGCGCCTCGCCACCGTCACTGTGCTGGTGTGGCTGGGTGAAGCTGCGCTCGGCCTGCCGGTGCTTGCGGGTAGCGGCGGCGTGCTCTCCTTCGTCGGCCCGACGGCCGGCTATCTCTTCGCGTTCCCGCTTGCCGCAGCGCTCACCGGCTATCTCGCCGAGCGCGGCTGGAACGGTCAGCGCGTGACGCTCGCTTTCGCCGCGATGCTGCTCGGCAATGCGCTCTGCCTGGTGCTCGGCGCCGCTTGGCTCTCGACGCTCGTCGGTTTCGAGAAGGCGATCGTTGCCGGCGTGACGCCGTTCATCGTCGGCGGCATCGTGAAGTCGGCGCTGGCCGCCGCGACGTTGAAGGCGCTGCCGCGCTAA
- a CDS encoding uracil-DNA glycosylase, translating to MSSIETDVRRALLSFYVEAGVHTLIGDEPIDRMAEPAVVEAPPELAPPPPAAAREDAPNRYPTLQPKGTPAVAAPTAAVPETLAPEAAVMAARQAAGNAATLDELRTILSEFEGCALRGMAKQTVFADGNPAAKLMFVGEAPGRDEDIEGLPFVGRSGKLLDRMLAAIGLDRQGAYIANIIPWRPPGNRTPTPQESQVCLPFIRRQIELADPDVLVCLGGPSSQTLLGAREGIMRTRGKWMTYNTGKRDIRAIATLHPAYLLRSPIAKRLAWRDFLAIKQELAKN from the coding sequence GTGAGTTCCATCGAAACCGACGTCCGCCGTGCGCTTCTGAGCTTCTATGTGGAGGCCGGCGTACACACGCTTATCGGTGACGAGCCGATCGACCGCATGGCGGAACCCGCGGTTGTGGAAGCGCCACCGGAACTTGCGCCACCGCCTCCCGCGGCTGCGCGCGAAGACGCGCCGAACCGGTATCCGACGCTGCAGCCCAAGGGCACACCGGCTGTTGCAGCACCGACGGCAGCGGTGCCGGAAACGCTGGCGCCGGAAGCCGCCGTGATGGCGGCACGGCAAGCGGCCGGCAATGCCGCGACGCTCGACGAACTTCGTACGATTCTGAGCGAGTTCGAAGGCTGCGCGCTGCGCGGCATGGCGAAGCAGACCGTTTTCGCGGACGGAAATCCGGCCGCGAAGCTGATGTTCGTCGGCGAAGCGCCTGGCCGCGACGAGGATATCGAAGGGCTGCCGTTCGTCGGGCGTTCCGGCAAATTGCTCGACCGCATGCTGGCGGCGATCGGGCTCGATCGTCAGGGCGCATATATCGCGAACATCATTCCGTGGCGTCCGCCCGGCAACCGCACGCCGACGCCGCAGGAGAGCCAAGTCTGTCTGCCATTCATCCGGCGGCAGATCGAACTTGCTGATCCGGATGTGCTGGTCTGTCTCGGCGGGCCGTCATCGCAGACGCTGCTCGGCGCGCGCGAAGGCATCATGCGCACGCGCGGCAAGTGGATGACTTACAACACCGGCAAGCGCGACATTCGCGCGATCGCGACGCTGCATCCGGCCTATCTGCTGCGATCGCCGATCGCCAAGCGCCTCGCGTGGCGAGACTTCCTGGCGATCAAGCAAGAGCTGGCGAAAAACTGA
- a CDS encoding electron transfer flavoprotein-ubiquinone oxidoreductase, protein MADLPPREGMEFDVVIVGAGPAGLSAAIRLKQLNAELSVVVVEKGSEVGAHILSGAVIDPIGLDRLLPEWRSEADSPLKTTVKDDRFYWLGHSGGLRLPNFMMPPLMNNHGNFIASLGEVTKWLAGKAEALGVEIYPGFAAAEVLYGEKGEVLGVATGDMGIGKNGEPNSAYTRGMELKGKYTLFAEGARGNLTKLLLAKFNLAEGRDVPKFGIGLKELWQVAPEKHKPGLVQHTFGWPLDNKTGGGSFLYHWGDNLVSVGFVVHLNYQNPWLSPFDEFQRMKTHPLIADTFEGGNRLVYGARAITEGGYQSVPKLTFPGGALIGCAAGFVNVPRIKGTHNAMLSGIEAAEHVAAALAAGRANDEIVDYENSWRETPIGRDLWKVRNAKPLWSRFGTMIGIALGGLDMWTNTLGFSLFGTMGHGKTDAASLKPAAEQPKIEYPRPDGKLTFDKLSSVFLSNTNHEEDQPPHLVVKDMALQKQSELGVFGGPSARYCPAGVYEWVQEGGDEKFVINAQNCVHCKTCDVKDPNQNITWVPPEGSGGPNYPNM, encoded by the coding sequence ATGGCAGACCTACCGCCGCGCGAAGGTATGGAGTTCGATGTCGTGATCGTTGGGGCGGGGCCTGCGGGCCTATCCGCCGCGATCCGTTTGAAGCAACTCAATGCCGAGCTCTCGGTGGTGGTCGTCGAGAAGGGCTCCGAAGTCGGCGCGCACATTCTCTCCGGCGCCGTGATCGACCCAATCGGGCTCGACCGCTTGCTGCCTGAGTGGCGCAGCGAAGCAGATTCCCCGCTCAAGACTACCGTAAAGGACGACCGCTTCTACTGGCTCGGTCATTCCGGCGGCCTGCGTCTGCCGAATTTCATGATGCCGCCGCTGATGAACAATCACGGCAACTTCATCGCGTCGCTCGGCGAAGTGACGAAGTGGCTCGCCGGCAAAGCCGAAGCGCTCGGCGTCGAAATTTACCCGGGCTTTGCGGCCGCCGAAGTTCTCTATGGCGAGAAGGGCGAAGTCTTGGGCGTCGCGACCGGCGACATGGGCATCGGCAAGAACGGCGAGCCGAATTCCGCCTACACGCGCGGCATGGAGCTGAAGGGCAAATACACGCTGTTCGCCGAAGGCGCGCGCGGCAATCTTACCAAGCTTCTGCTCGCCAAATTTAACCTCGCGGAAGGCCGCGATGTGCCGAAGTTCGGCATCGGCCTTAAAGAGCTGTGGCAGGTCGCGCCCGAGAAGCACAAGCCGGGCCTCGTGCAGCACACCTTCGGCTGGCCGCTCGACAACAAGACCGGCGGCGGATCGTTCCTCTATCACTGGGGCGACAACCTGGTGTCGGTCGGTTTCGTCGTCCACCTGAACTACCAAAACCCGTGGCTCTCGCCGTTCGACGAATTCCAGCGCATGAAGACGCATCCGCTGATCGCCGACACGTTCGAAGGCGGCAATCGTCTGGTTTACGGCGCGCGCGCGATCACCGAGGGCGGCTATCAGTCGGTGCCGAAGCTGACATTCCCGGGCGGCGCGCTGATCGGCTGCGCGGCCGGCTTCGTCAACGTGCCGCGGATCAAGGGCACGCACAACGCGATGCTCTCCGGCATCGAGGCGGCCGAGCATGTCGCGGCGGCCCTCGCCGCCGGGCGCGCCAACGACGAGATCGTCGACTACGAAAATTCCTGGCGCGAGACGCCGATCGGCAGGGATCTCTGGAAGGTCCGCAACGCAAAGCCGCTGTGGTCGCGCTTCGGCACCATGATCGGCATCGCGCTTGGCGGCCTCGATATGTGGACCAACACGCTCGGCTTCTCGCTGTTCGGCACCATGGGCCACGGCAAGACGGATGCGGCGAGCCTCAAGCCGGCGGCCGAGCAGCCGAAGATCGAATACCCGCGCCCGGACGGAAAGCTCACGTTCGACAAACTTTCGTCGGTGTTCCTCTCGAACACGAACCACGAGGAGGACCAGCCGCCTCACCTTGTCGTGAAGGACATGGCGCTGCAGAAGCAATCCGAGCTCGGCGTGTTCGGCGGACCGTCAGCGCGCTATTGCCCGGCGGGAGTCTACGAGTGGGTGCAGGAGGGCGGTGACGAGAAGTTCGTCATCAACGCGCAAAACTGCGTCCACTGCAAAACCTGCGACGTCAAAGACCCGAACCAGAACATCACTTGGGTACCCCCCGAGGGATCGGGCGGGCCTAACTACCCGAATATGTGA
- a CDS encoding tetratricopeptide repeat protein, which translates to MFRSAAGLLLAASALFPTAIAAQGSTASTPPAPAPYLSPQELARISPAGTYLAARAAGLQKDAAAASAYYRAALRADPRNFELLSNAFLSVLIDGDVDEAVRIAERIVQINKTHRIARLALGVQAIKRKQFQNARQQLAQSVRDPITDLTSGLLTAWSQVGSGDPKAAVATIDKMQGPDWYSIFKDLHSGLILDMAGRSKEAGPYLQKAHQVDPNALRTVEALGRWTSRNGTQEEALKVFEAFDKLLPRHPLIVDSMDEIKAGQKLSPMIDSVQAGAAEALHGLGASLGRQGGEDLGLVYLQLAVYLQPKHALALLSLADIYENLKKPEVAIKFYERIPQDSPLRRNADIQLAVNYDAIERTDDAKAALNKLIAANPQDLEAIVALGNILRVRKSFAECAQVYGQAIAAIKTPEKSNWPVFYYRGMCHERAKDWDKAEADFKKALELFPEQPYVLNYLGYSWVDHGKNLDEGMKMIRRAVEQRPDDGYIVDSLGWAHYRLGEFEEATKHLERAVELKPEDPTINDHLGDAYWKVGRILEARFQWSHARDLKPEPDELKKIEEKLKSGLVEGETPSSAKAEEPKKNGDGG; encoded by the coding sequence ATGTTTCGTAGTGCGGCCGGACTTCTTCTGGCCGCGTCAGCACTGTTCCCGACCGCAATCGCGGCCCAAGGCTCGACCGCCTCGACCCCACCAGCCCCGGCTCCGTATCTCTCCCCGCAAGAACTCGCGCGCATCTCGCCGGCCGGGACTTATCTCGCCGCGCGCGCTGCCGGTCTGCAGAAGGATGCCGCCGCGGCTTCGGCCTATTATCGCGCCGCCTTGCGCGCCGACCCGCGCAACTTCGAACTGCTCTCGAATGCGTTCCTGTCGGTGCTCATCGACGGCGACGTCGACGAAGCCGTGCGCATCGCCGAGCGCATCGTCCAGATCAACAAGACGCATCGCATCGCGCGCCTCGCACTCGGCGTGCAAGCGATCAAGCGCAAGCAATTTCAGAACGCGCGCCAACAGCTTGCGCAGTCTGTCCGCGATCCGATCACCGATCTCACCAGCGGCTTGCTGACCGCGTGGTCGCAGGTCGGCTCCGGCGATCCGAAAGCCGCCGTCGCGACGATCGACAAGATGCAGGGCCCGGATTGGTACTCGATCTTCAAGGATCTGCATTCCGGCCTCATCCTCGACATGGCGGGCCGCAGCAAGGAAGCCGGCCCGTATCTGCAGAAGGCGCATCAGGTCGATCCGAACGCGCTGCGCACCGTCGAAGCATTGGGCCGCTGGACATCGCGCAACGGCACGCAGGAAGAGGCACTCAAGGTCTTTGAGGCGTTCGACAAGCTGCTGCCGCGTCATCCGCTGATCGTCGACTCGATGGATGAGATCAAGGCCGGGCAAAAGCTCTCGCCGATGATCGACAGCGTGCAGGCCGGCGCCGCCGAAGCGTTGCACGGCCTCGGCGCCTCGCTCGGCCGTCAGGGCGGCGAAGACCTTGGCCTCGTCTATTTGCAGCTCGCGGTCTATCTGCAGCCGAAGCACGCACTCGCGCTGCTCTCGCTCGCCGACATTTACGAAAATCTCAAGAAGCCGGAAGTCGCGATCAAGTTCTACGAGCGCATTCCGCAAGACTCGCCGCTGCGCCGTAACGCGGACATTCAGCTCGCCGTCAACTACGACGCGATCGAGCGCACCGACGATGCGAAGGCCGCGCTGAACAAGCTCATCGCCGCCAATCCGCAGGACCTCGAAGCCATCGTCGCGCTCGGCAACATTCTGCGCGTGCGCAAATCCTTCGCCGAATGTGCGCAGGTCTATGGCCAGGCCATCGCCGCGATCAAGACGCCGGAAAAGTCGAACTGGCCGGTCTTCTACTATCGCGGCATGTGCCACGAGCGCGCGAAGGATTGGGACAAGGCCGAGGCCGACTTCAAGAAGGCGCTCGAACTGTTCCCTGAGCAGCCGTACGTTCTCAACTATCTCGGCTATTCGTGGGTCGACCACGGCAAGAATCTCGACGAAGGCATGAAGATGATCCGCCGCGCCGTCGAGCAGCGGCCGGATGACGGATACATCGTCGACTCGCTTGGCTGGGCGCACTATCGCCTCGGCGAATTCGAAGAGGCGACGAAGCATCTCGAACGTGCCGTCGAGCTCAAGCCGGAAGACCCGACCATCAACGACCATCTCGGCGATGCGTATTGGAAGGTCGGCCGTATTCTCGAGGCGCGCTTCCAGTGGTCGCACGCGCGCGATCTCAAGCCTGAGCCGGATGAGCTGAAGAAGATCGAGGAGAAGCTCAAGTCCGGCCTGGTCGAAGGCGAGACACCGTCCTCCGCGAAGGCCGAAGAGCCGAAGAAGAACGGCGACGGCGGCTGA
- a CDS encoding 4-(cytidine 5'-diphospho)-2-C-methyl-D-erythritol kinase, which produces MNSPLTEWAPAKVNLTLRVLGRRHDGYHELDSVVAFAGSGDKLALEPGDALTLSVTGPTAVAAGEGGENLVLKAARKLAERVENLRTGHFTLDKRLPVAAGLGGGSSDAAAALRLLARLNEIALDDGRLYSAAVATGADVPVCMEPRARVMRGIGDRLSRPLDLAPMPALLVNPGVAVATGAVFKKLHASTTIGTPALIAEDLTPSGLQVFIDREPNDLEAPAVAIQPIIAETIAAISGLAGCQIARMSGSGATCFGIFASGSLAASAAQVLRTARPDWWITATTLR; this is translated from the coding sequence ATGAATTCCCCCCTCACCGAATGGGCGCCCGCCAAGGTCAACCTCACGCTGCGCGTGTTGGGCCGCCGGCACGACGGCTATCACGAGCTCGACAGCGTCGTGGCCTTCGCCGGCAGCGGCGATAAGCTGGCGCTGGAGCCGGGTGACGCGTTGACGCTCAGCGTGACGGGGCCGACCGCAGTCGCCGCCGGAGAGGGCGGCGAAAACCTGGTTCTCAAGGCTGCGCGCAAATTGGCCGAACGCGTCGAGAATCTGCGCACCGGACATTTCACACTCGACAAGCGCTTGCCGGTGGCGGCGGGACTCGGCGGCGGCTCATCCGACGCGGCGGCAGCATTGCGGCTGCTTGCGCGGCTGAACGAGATCGCGCTCGACGATGGACGCTTGTACAGCGCGGCGGTCGCGACCGGCGCCGACGTCCCGGTCTGCATGGAGCCGCGCGCGCGCGTCATGCGCGGCATCGGCGATCGTCTCTCGCGCCCGCTCGATCTCGCGCCGATGCCGGCGCTGCTCGTCAATCCGGGCGTCGCGGTGGCAACCGGCGCGGTGTTCAAGAAACTGCACGCCAGCACGACGATCGGCACGCCGGCGCTGATCGCCGAAGACCTGACGCCGAGTGGGCTTCAAGTCTTCATCGATCGCGAGCCGAACGATCTTGAAGCGCCTGCTGTCGCTATCCAACCGATCATCGCTGAGACGATTGCGGCGATCAGCGGCCTTGCCGGATGTCAGATCGCGCGTATGTCGGGCTCGGGCGCGACATGCTTCGGCATTTTCGCCAGCGGCTCGCTCGCCGCCAGCGCCGCGCAGGTGCTGCGCACCGCGCGCCCCGATTGGTGGATCACCGCAACGACGCTGCGCTGA
- the panB gene encoding 3-methyl-2-oxobutanoate hydroxymethyltransferase gives MSAQQDIKRITAPDIRARKGGEPIVSLTAYHTHTARLADRHCDFLLVGDSLGMVMHGMQSTVPVTLDMMILQGRAVMRGSQRALVVVDMPFGSYEGSKEVAFDNAVRIMKETECGAIKLEGGRRMAETIAFLSERGIPVIAHVGLTPQAINTLGSFKAQGRSETEWDIIENDAKATAEAGAFAVVLEAVAEPLAVRITQNVAIPTIGIGASSACDGQILVLEDMLGLSDRVPKFVKKFAEIGPSIDAAVEAYAKEVRARSFPATEHTYAMRKKS, from the coding sequence ATGTCCGCACAGCAAGACATCAAGCGCATCACTGCGCCCGACATCCGCGCGCGCAAGGGCGGCGAGCCCATCGTATCGCTCACGGCGTATCACACTCACACGGCGCGGCTTGCTGATCGCCACTGCGACTTCCTCCTCGTCGGCGACTCGCTCGGCATGGTGATGCACGGCATGCAGTCCACCGTACCGGTCACGCTCGATATGATGATCCTGCAGGGCCGCGCCGTGATGCGCGGCTCGCAGCGCGCGCTGGTCGTCGTCGATATGCCGTTCGGCTCTTACGAGGGATCGAAGGAAGTCGCGTTCGACAACGCTGTGCGCATCATGAAGGAAACGGAGTGCGGCGCGATCAAGCTCGAAGGTGGGCGCCGTATGGCGGAGACAATCGCATTTCTCTCCGAGCGCGGCATTCCGGTGATCGCGCATGTCGGCTTGACGCCGCAGGCGATCAACACGCTCGGCAGCTTCAAGGCGCAAGGCCGCAGCGAGACCGAGTGGGACATCATCGAGAACGATGCGAAAGCGACGGCCGAAGCCGGCGCGTTCGCGGTCGTGCTCGAAGCGGTCGCCGAGCCGCTCGCAGTGCGCATCACGCAGAATGTTGCGATCCCGACCATCGGTATCGGCGCAAGCTCGGCCTGCGACGGGCAGATCCTCGTGCTCGAAGACATGCTCGGGCTGTCTGATCGCGTGCCGAAATTCGTCAAGAAATTCGCCGAGATCGGGCCGTCGATCGACGCCGCCGTCGAAGCCTACGCGAAGGAAGTTCGCGCGAGATCGTTCCCGGCCACCGAGCACACTTACGCGATGCGGAAGAAGAGCTGA